In Sporosarcina luteola, a single window of DNA contains:
- a CDS encoding purine-cytosine permease family protein has translation MTTEQTTTLQQDTGEEVVRDYSLDRVPREERKASWLSITNITFGIATAIFYFQMGSVMALQFGAPNALLSAGYAIIVAGILGTVIVYLSAKTGMNVNLLSRGGGFGYIGASLTSLIYASNFIMYCAFEGLILISAVHHFLPSFPKWVLILVFGLIVIPLNWFGIQQLDKLQKWSLPIFILFLITAIVISFIKPAIYTGPVFSYMPEGVQLGGTALLFCIGMHNGIMGLTALLASDYARFLRPKDIKIGSLAIGFIPQIFCYGVMGGLGIWFGVRYLESDPGVYIVLLLGIGGALFTMLTQLRINVTNIYSSSLSLSNFFENIFRFTPGRRFWVVVSALTAIALMLGGIVDHLATVMTFQGVFLFSWASILVTDALVVKKWLKIGPNYYVATQEYLYKWNPVGVVSLLVSSVIGTVAALGYMGLFLQSTAAFFAAVLAAILTVIIAILTKGAYYLQQEPTDIVEEDKLKR, from the coding sequence AAGCTAGCTGGCTTAGCATAACGAACATTACGTTCGGTATCGCTACAGCGATTTTTTACTTCCAAATGGGAAGTGTGATGGCACTTCAATTCGGAGCACCCAATGCCCTTTTATCCGCAGGCTACGCAATTATCGTGGCGGGTATACTCGGTACAGTCATTGTGTACTTATCTGCGAAAACCGGCATGAATGTGAACCTCCTATCGAGGGGCGGCGGCTTCGGCTATATTGGAGCATCTTTGACATCACTCATCTACGCATCGAATTTTATTATGTATTGTGCTTTTGAAGGCCTGATTCTAATATCAGCCGTACATCATTTTCTACCCTCCTTTCCGAAATGGGTTTTAATCCTCGTATTTGGACTCATTGTTATTCCTCTTAATTGGTTTGGAATTCAACAACTGGACAAGCTGCAAAAATGGTCATTACCAATTTTCATCCTCTTTTTGATCACTGCGATTGTCATTTCTTTTATCAAACCTGCTATTTATACGGGTCCTGTTTTCTCTTACATGCCAGAAGGAGTCCAGCTTGGCGGAACCGCGCTGCTGTTCTGCATCGGTATGCATAATGGGATTATGGGCTTGACCGCTCTTCTCGCTTCAGATTATGCCCGCTTTTTACGCCCTAAAGATATCAAAATTGGATCTTTAGCAATCGGGTTCATTCCTCAAATTTTTTGTTATGGCGTTATGGGAGGATTAGGCATCTGGTTCGGTGTCCGTTATTTGGAGTCGGATCCAGGCGTTTATATTGTACTGCTGCTCGGAATCGGTGGCGCGTTATTTACCATGTTGACGCAATTGCGTATTAATGTCACAAATATTTATAGTAGTTCACTCTCCTTATCAAACTTCTTTGAAAACATCTTCCGTTTCACCCCCGGCCGACGATTTTGGGTCGTTGTCTCCGCATTGACGGCGATTGCTCTAATGCTCGGCGGCATTGTAGACCATCTTGCTACGGTCATGACATTCCAAGGAGTCTTCCTGTTCTCATGGGCGTCCATCTTGGTGACGGATGCGCTAGTCGTAAAAAAATGGTTGAAAATTGGACCGAATTATTATGTTGCCACACAAGAGTATTTGTATAAGTGGAATCCGGTCGGCGTTGTTTCCCTCCTCGTTTCAAGTGTAATCGGCACAGTTGCCGCACTTGGCTATATGGGATTATTCCTCCAATCGACAGCTGCGTTTTTCGCTGCGGTGCTCGCCGCTATTTTGACGGTCATCATCGCGATACTGACAAAGGGCGCGTATTATTTGCAACAAGAACCAACTGATATTGTCGAAGAGGACAAACTGAAACGATGA